A single Phragmites australis chromosome 4, lpPhrAust1.1, whole genome shotgun sequence DNA region contains:
- the LOC133915762 gene encoding TATA-binding protein 2 isoform X2, translating to MQNITQSIWYADFSHCKQRFAAVIMRIREPKTTALIFASGKMVCTGAKSEQQSKLAARKYARIIQKLGFPAKFKDFKIQNIVGSCDVKFPIRLEGLAYSHGAFSSYEPELFPGLIYRMKQPKIVLLIFVSGKIVLTGAKVREETYTAFENIYPVLTEFRKVQQ from the exons ATGCAGAATATAACCCAAAG TATATGGTATGCTGACTTCTCTCATTGTAAACAGCGTTTTGCTGCAGTTATCATGAGAATAAGAGAACCCAAAACCACAGCACTGATATTTGCATCGGGTAAAATG GTCTGTACTGGAGCGAAGAGCGAACAACAATCTAAGCTTGCAGCGAGAAAG TATGCTCGTATTATTCAGAAACTTGGCTTTCCTGCTAAATTTAAG GACTTTAAGATTCAGAATATCGTTGGTTCTTGTGATGTCAAGTTTCCAATCAGGCTTGAGGGCCTTGCATATTCGCATGGTGCTTTCTCGAGT TATGAACCAGAACTCTTTCCTGGCCTTATCTATCGGATGAAACAACCAAAGATTgttcttttgatttttgtttcagGCAAGATTGTTTTGACTGGAGCAAAG GTGAGAGAGGAGACGTACACTGCCTTTGAAAACATCTATCCTGTACTGACAGAGTTCAGAAAAGTTCAGCAATG A
- the LOC133915762 gene encoding TATA-box-binding protein 2 isoform X1, protein MAEAGLEGSQPVDLSKHPSGIVPTLQNIVSTVNLDCKLDLKAIALQARNAEYNPKRFAAVIMRIREPKTTALIFASGKMVCTGAKSEQQSKLAARKYARIIQKLGFPAKFKDFKIQNIVGSCDVKFPIRLEGLAYSHGAFSSYEPELFPGLIYRMKQPKIVLLIFVSGKIVLTGAKVREETYTAFENIYPVLTEFRKVQQ, encoded by the exons ATGGCGGAGGCGGGGCTGGAGGGCAGCCAGCCGGTGGATCTGTCCAAGCACCCCTCCGGCATCGTCCCCACGCTCCA GAATATCGTATCGACAGTTAATTTGGATTGTAAGCTAGACCTCAAAGCAATTGCTTTGCAAGCACGCAATGCAGAATATAACCCAAAG CGTTTTGCTGCAGTTATCATGAGAATAAGAGAACCCAAAACCACAGCACTGATATTTGCATCGGGTAAAATG GTCTGTACTGGAGCGAAGAGCGAACAACAATCTAAGCTTGCAGCGAGAAAG TATGCTCGTATTATTCAGAAACTTGGCTTTCCTGCTAAATTTAAG GACTTTAAGATTCAGAATATCGTTGGTTCTTGTGATGTCAAGTTTCCAATCAGGCTTGAGGGCCTTGCATATTCGCATGGTGCTTTCTCGAGT TATGAACCAGAACTCTTTCCTGGCCTTATCTATCGGATGAAACAACCAAAGATTgttcttttgatttttgtttcagGCAAGATTGTTTTGACTGGAGCAAAG GTGAGAGAGGAGACGTACACTGCCTTTGAAAACATCTATCCTGTACTGACAGAGTTCAGAAAAGTTCAGCAATG A